The Halobacillus ihumii genomic sequence GTAGAGAGTCTATGGGTAGCTAGAAGGATGCCGTCGGGCGAAGCCTTAATGAAAAGCTTTTCTCCCTCCACCTGTATGTAGACCGTGTTCTCGCCGTTTGGCTGATATGTACCCAACGGGACGGAATAACGATTCGATTTGTATTTGATGACATTGTCCTTATGAACCATCCTTGTTATACTGTAACTAAGATTGCTCTCGAAAGAGAGTGGTAAGGAGACTTTTCGTAAGTGTGGCTTTTCCAGGGCGAACACTTCGACAGGTCTCTTTTTTATGGTGTTGTGGACTTGATAATTTCCCTTCCTTTCCAGCCAGGCCAGACATTGTTCATTCCATGTTTCAATTTGATGGAACACACGATTCTTTCCAAAGTTGTATTTTACAAACTTTACAACGTTCTCTATCTTTCCTTTAGATTCAGGGTCTGCTTTCCTGCATAGGAATACACGAAAATTCCTATTTTGTTTATAGGCCTGAAATTCCTCTGTAAATATGAGATCCCCTCCATTCTCACTGACCGTCATCAATTTATCCTGGTCATAGACAATTTCTTCTGTGATCCCTCCGTAAAATTCAAAGGCATTTTCATGACACCGTAACACGTCCCTTGTCGTGAAAGGCTTCTCCTGCCACTCCACATACTTATATCGGGAGTGTGAAAGGACAAAGGCTATCACATAAATTTTAATGGTTTTCCCATCAGTGGTCTTTACTTTTAACTCTCCAAAATCCACCTGCATCTGTTTACCTCTCGGTAACTCCTGTAATGCCTCAAAGTGACGTTTATTCAAGACTTTGGGGATATGATATTTCTCCCGAAGTTCCTTTACGTAAGTTCTCACGGTACTCTCCCCAATCTCTCGGAAATTACATCGTTCTTCCAGCCAGTCTGATATCTGGGAGGCCGAAAGGTCTGGGTGTTCCCGAAGCCAATCTAATATGACCTCCTGATAAATATCCAGCTTTCTTTTTCTGGCTCTTAGCGTTTCCACCCATTCCACTGCAGCTTCGAAGTCTCTTCCCAGATAAGTATATACAGTGTTTCGGGACACCCCGCATTTTCGTGCTATTGCTGATACATTAAAACCATCCCTCTTCAATTGATGTGCTAAAACGATTTTCTCCAACTTCTTCATCTACTCCTTACTCCCTCCAAACCAGGTCGTTAACATACTTGTTAAGTTTACATGGTTGGAGGGGATTAGTGGTGAAAAAGTGTTCAATTCTATCAAGCAAAAACTGTTAAGTCTAATCTAGCAGTTACACTTATCCCTCTTTGTACCTCACATATCTTTATTTTCTACCTTTAAAAGTAACAAAGACATAAAAGGAAAAAAGTACAAATAAAACAACACCAACATTAATCAGTACATTAATAATCAATTCCATAAAAAGTCACCCTAACTATTCCTGGTTAATATACAATAATTTCATTATTCCTTTTTTCAACTCTTCTACCCTATAGCTTATTAACAATTATTTCAAACTTCACTCATTGGAACAATACGTTATTCCAGAATATGGCCCATTGATGCAAAAAAGCGCAAATCCTTTATTCCGGAAATGCGCCCCTTTAACGGAAGAAAATGGCATATATTATAACAGCAAATATTAGTACAAGAATAAGTATTCCAGTACCTTTCCATCCTAAACCACCGACTAAATCAGAAAGAATGCTCCCGTGTACACTACTGGAAGGATTGTTTAGTTCTTTTTGTCTTAGCCTCTCTCTTCTTTCCTCAGGTGTTTCGTTATCTCTGCTCATTTTATCACCCCTAAGGTTTTATGTTTTATTCCGCAAAATGGTCATAAACAGAAGGGCGCCTTGTTCGACAAGCGCGCCCGTATCTTGAGTAATTTAAAAATAAGTCAGGCCAAAAGAATCATTCTCCTCTTTCTGATACCCTTCCGACAATAAATAGAACCGCCACAAAAATTAGAGCAGCTATAACTAAAATATTTATCGTATCAAAATGATTATGTAAGGCTGGACCAAGAATAATAACAATGGCCAAAAGAATAAAAGAAGCGCTTTGTTGATTCTTCTTTTTTTGTGTTAATTTCCCCATTATTTACAAGCCTCTCTTTCATTAAAGGGCCCGTTGCGTAAGATCGATGAGCATAAATATTGGCTGCCTCTATAACTTCTACCATGTATCTCCACCTGTAGGAGGTGGCCACTGATTCAGAAAGCGTCTGATAATCACAACCTGCCCAGAATGATAACTATTGTGAGAAATTAACGAAAGAAGGTGCTCCACTTGACCATTTGAAACGCCATGCTCGTTTTCTGCAAATCGAATAACTTCATTTAAACTATCTGTAAATTTGTTTACAGCCAAATCCCAATCCTTTTTCGCAGGTGGTTTTACTTCTGTTGGCCATGTCTCTGAAGCATGTTTTGGCGGTGCTGTCTCTTCTCCCTTCAAAAGGCGTAAAATATATTCCTGCCAGTAGATCATATGATTTAGAATTTGCCAAATTGAATGCTGGTTAAGAACCACATCACCTGCTTGCTCGATGCCTAATCCATCGAAAACCGTCAATGTGTTAACGTGAGCATTTTCTCCGTATAATCCTTTGGATAAATAGTTCATAGCTTAGCCACCTCTATGTATAAAACTACTGAAACATTCCATCATTATTAAATTCTTGCGCCCCTTTTCAAGAAGAAGACTTTGTTTCAAGATAATGTTAATAACGATCGCCCGTTTTTGC encodes the following:
- the istA gene encoding IS21 family transposase, which gives rise to MKKLEKIVLAHQLKRDGFNVSAIARKCGVSRNTVYTYLGRDFEAAVEWVETLRARKRKLDIYQEVILDWLREHPDLSASQISDWLEERCNFREIGESTVRTYVKELREKYHIPKVLNKRHFEALQELPRGKQMQVDFGELKVKTTDGKTIKIYVIAFVLSHSRYKYVEWQEKPFTTRDVLRCHENAFEFYGGITEEIVYDQDKLMTVSENGGDLIFTEEFQAYKQNRNFRVFLCRKADPESKGKIENVVKFVKYNFGKNRVFHQIETWNEQCLAWLERKGNYQVHNTIKKRPVEVFALEKPHLRKVSLPLSFESNLSYSITRMVHKDNVIKYKSNRYSVPLGTYQPNGENTVYIQVEGEKLFIKASPDGILLATHRLSTNKGKLIKNTHHSRDRSKGIAAYMDTIRTSFHEEEKIQVFLDELHQRYPRYIRDQLQILQKAVKHYKPFIQEALDTCLQKGLWSANDFYDVVKHFSKIQGLQEQVPEDELSGVDVPTELLKQKAALRDIDGYIKILGGV
- a CDS encoding DUF6366 family protein, which produces MSRDNETPEERRERLRQKELNNPSSSVHGSILSDLVGGLGWKGTGILILVLIFAVIIYAIFFR
- a CDS encoding DinB family protein yields the protein MNYLSKGLYGENAHVNTLTVFDGLGIEQAGDVVLNQHSIWQILNHMIYWQEYILRLLKGEETAPPKHASETWPTEVKPPAKKDWDLAVNKFTDSLNEVIRFAENEHGVSNGQVEHLLSLISHNSYHSGQVVIIRRFLNQWPPPTGGDTW